The Anopheles moucheti chromosome 3, idAnoMoucSN_F20_07, whole genome shotgun sequence genome contains the following window.
GACCTGCAGTCACGTCACAAGCGTGACCGGCCCGGGCCCTCGCCCTGGGTGTGTGTCAGACAGGTGATGACCGGGTCGATCAACGGAATCGGAACGGTCAATGGGATGGTTTTGTAGCGATGTAAACCTGCCCGGCGCATCGTCACAATAAATAGCCCCAAGCGGAAAGAAGATTCGCGAGATAGTTTTGGGGATCGATCGCCGAAATATGTCGAGCCCTAGAGGTCATCGCGTAATGCACACCTATTTGGCAGAAAATATCAGGTTCCCGACAACGGGCACGCATGCTTGTTTGGAGAGGTTGGTGATGGTGGGAGGATCACCCTACACGCATGATCCATTTAAATAGCGGGAGTCCGGGAATTCTGAGATACATTAGACATTGGATTCTCCTATTGAATGCAACTGCAATCAATAGCAGAAGAAACACGAAGATTAGTTATACTTGCCAAAAACCATCCATCGCCAGCATGAAGGTAAGTAGATCATGCTTAGAGGAGAATCTCTTCTAACGTTAAGACCCATAATTCATGAACTCCCTATTCTGCAGATCACATTTAGCTTCGTGATGTCCGTGGCATTGGTGGCCTCGCTCTGCACGGCGAGCCCACATCTGGTCGCCAAGCATGTGGTGAAGAACCTAGTCGCAAAGCATGTGGTGAATAACCTAGTCGCAAAGCATCTGCACCCCAAGACAGTCACGCACACCGTAGTCTACACTCCGGTCGTGGCACCGCATCCAGTGGTTGCCGCTCCATCCCTTCATGCGAAGCTCGCCAGCACTGTCGGTGCGCTTCTGAAGAAACCTCTGCTACAACATCCCTGGCTTGCCAAACTTACGCCTGGTGGTGTCGTCGAGGTGTACCGCAAACATGTGCCTTCGGCAGCACCTTATCCAGCTGCAGTTGCACCTCCCGTAGTCGTGCTGGATCTACCGCATGAAGTAGAAGAACATCATACGGTGACCACCACCGTGGTAGCTCCACCAGCACCTGTCCCCGTCGTTCCAGCTCCTGTACCCGTCGTCCCAGCACCTGTGCCCCTGCCAACACCTGTCCCCGTTGTTGTTCCTGCTCCGGTGTACGGTGTCCCGGCACCGACTTACGGTCTGCCAGCTACCTCCGAACATTTATCGACCTCTTCGTCGTCATCTGCCAGCAGCACGTCGGAATCAACCGGCGCTGATAGTGCAGCGAAATATGTTGCCGTAAATCTGGGCGCACGTCACGAGGCACCCCTGCCAGGTTACGATCATTCGGTTGTGCTTGAAAATCTAGAACCTGCACCAGGAACCGAGGGTTTGACGATGTTGGTGCCACCGGTCGTTTCGAACGAGCTAAACAACTGGAACGCTGAACCAGTAGTGCTCCGAGGACAGGATCTGCTGTCATCCGACTATCTGCGAATGGCCAGCGTGCCGACGGTGGAAGGTTCCAGTGATGGGGAGGCACGGTACGTCGCCATCAACAACGGCGTACGCCACGAGGCACCGTTGCCGGGATACGATCATTCGATCGTGATCGAAAATCTGGACACCGTGTGATGTGACCGTGGACCAACGAAAAACGCATCGCTCCAAACTGGCAGGTTCCGCCTGTAAATCTCGATGGTCAATGTGTAATAAAGTATACAGCGATTGTCTTCCAAATGGCAACGTGGGAGGTCTTCTTTATGCAGATATTCTACATTCcactccgaaaaaaaaacacgaaaaaagtaCACAAAACATGCTAATTGGACGTCACAGAGGAGCGGTTCCACCGTGAACAGATAAACAGTTTCGATAAGGTCACAAATTCGAACATAATTCACGACACGAAACACAGAAACAGCGACTGACAAATGCGTGAATCATCTATTTCCTGTGCTCATGATGAAACAATTCAACTCTCTCAGCTGATTGGTGTATTGGGCATATTGCAGGCtaaaaagaacacaaatcAACCGCTTTTGTATGTACATCAGTCTTGATCGCCTGCCCAAAAAACCACACCCAAATGGGAATTAGTTATTAGCAACTGGAAGGAATGTGTGATAGATTGTTcacgaatgaaaaataaacttgaaaaaataaaggaaaattaaaattgattgcgGATTATTTCTTCTTTCGGTTGTCTCGGTG
Protein-coding sequences here:
- the LOC128302671 gene encoding uncharacterized protein LOC128302671, whose translation is MKITFSFVMSVALVASLCTASPHLVAKHVVKNLVAKHVVNNLVAKHLHPKTVTHTVVYTPVVAPHPVVAAPSLHAKLASTVGALLKKPLLQHPWLAKLTPGGVVEVYRKHVPSAAPYPAAVAPPVVVLDLPHEVEEHHTVTTTVVAPPAPVPVVPAPVPVVPAPVPLPTPVPVVVPAPVYGVPAPTYGLPATSEHLSTSSSSSASSTSESTGADSAAKYVAVNLGARHEAPLPGYDHSVVLENLEPAPGTEGLTMLVPPVVSNELNNWNAEPVVLRGQDLLSSDYLRMASVPTVEGSSDGEARYVAINNGVRHEAPLPGYDHSIVIENLDTV